One genomic window of Trichlorobacter lovleyi includes the following:
- a CDS encoding magnesium transporter, whose amino-acid sequence MTMRTEYSEIYLSSVIGRSIITSSGQEVGTLRDLIMVPGEVFPEVSHLVIRRGRNLELLPWGMVKLFTHIVISTTGTIPTGLTSYIPAEGEILVRHDLLDKQIVDVDGAKVVRVNDVKLGNLHDKLCIFSVDIGFRGILRRLGYERLGERVARTLRKDIPTTEISWEYVQPIEANSSKLALNIARNQMNEIHPADLADILESIPIQNIKTVLETIDAETTGETLYELEPDMRNLVINQMDSEQASDILEEMEPDEAADVLADLPEQKAQELLELMDEENAEEIQELLEHEDDTAGGLMNSDYFRLSPNETVGSALTALRLAYEELNEIHYGYVVNEENRPEGAVSIRQLLTHPPEVALSELMDEDLVTVEVSEELTETLELMTKYDLLALPVLDTDGTMAGVLTVDDLLQHLLPKLIKSRRGGMM is encoded by the coding sequence ATGACTATGCGCACAGAATACAGCGAAATATATTTGAGCAGCGTGATCGGGCGCTCGATCATCACCAGTTCCGGGCAAGAGGTCGGTACCCTGCGGGACCTGATCATGGTGCCCGGCGAGGTGTTTCCCGAGGTTTCCCACCTGGTGATCCGCCGTGGCAGAAATCTTGAGCTGCTGCCCTGGGGCATGGTCAAACTGTTTACCCACATTGTTATCTCCACCACCGGAACAATCCCGACCGGACTGACCAGCTATATCCCCGCCGAGGGTGAAATCCTGGTTCGCCACGACCTGCTGGACAAGCAGATCGTTGATGTTGACGGCGCCAAGGTGGTACGGGTGAATGATGTCAAGCTGGGCAACCTGCATGACAAACTCTGTATCTTCTCGGTTGATATCGGCTTCCGCGGCATCCTGCGACGCCTGGGCTATGAGCGGCTTGGCGAACGGGTGGCACGCACCCTGCGCAAGGATATCCCCACCACCGAGATCAGCTGGGAGTATGTCCAGCCGATTGAGGCGAATTCATCCAAGCTGGCCCTGAATATTGCCCGCAACCAGATGAACGAGATCCACCCGGCCGACCTGGCTGACATTCTTGAGAGCATCCCGATCCAGAACATCAAGACGGTTCTGGAGACCATTGATGCCGAGACCACCGGTGAGACGCTGTATGAGCTTGAACCGGACATGCGGAACCTGGTGATCAACCAGATGGATTCGGAGCAGGCCTCTGACATTCTGGAGGAGATGGAGCCTGATGAGGCTGCCGACGTTCTGGCTGACCTGCCGGAGCAGAAGGCCCAGGAACTGCTGGAGCTGATGGATGAGGAGAACGCCGAAGAGATCCAGGAACTGCTGGAGCATGAGGACGACACGGCCGGCGGCCTGATGAACAGCGACTACTTCCGCCTGTCCCCAAACGAGACGGTGGGATCAGCCCTGACAGCCTTACGTCTGGCCTATGAAGAGCTGAATGAGATTCACTACGGCTACGTGGTCAACGAGGAGAACCGGCCGGAAGGGGCCGTTTCCATCCGGCAGTTGCTGACCCATCCCCCCGAGGTGGCGCTGAGTGAGCTGATGGACGAGGATCTGGTTACGGTTGAGGTCAGTGAAGAGCTGACCGAGACCCTGGAACTGATGACCAAGTACGACCTGTTGGCCCTGCCGGTACTGGATACAGACGGCACCATGGCCGGCGTACTGACCGTTGACGACCTGTTGCAGCACCTGCTGCCCAAACTTATTAAATCCCGCCGTGGCGGCATGATGTAG
- the smpB gene encoding SsrA-binding protein SmpB, which translates to MAEKLICANKRAFHEYHIEERLEAGIVLVGTEVKSLRAGKANMVDAFVLVRNGEAWLHNLHIAPYDFGNRQNHDPERQRKLLLHSREIEKLHARIRQDGCTAVPLRLYFKEGKVKVEVGVAKGKKLHDKREDLKKKDLKREHAKEFKIKAR; encoded by the coding sequence ATGGCTGAGAAACTTATCTGCGCAAACAAGCGGGCCTTCCACGAATACCATATTGAAGAGCGTCTGGAGGCCGGAATTGTCCTGGTCGGTACCGAGGTGAAATCCCTGCGGGCCGGGAAAGCCAATATGGTGGACGCCTTTGTACTGGTACGCAACGGCGAGGCTTGGCTGCATAACCTGCATATCGCCCCCTATGATTTCGGCAACCGCCAGAACCACGACCCTGAGCGGCAGCGCAAGTTGCTGCTGCACAGCAGGGAGATAGAAAAACTGCATGCCAGAATCCGGCAGGACGGCTGTACGGCTGTGCCGTTGCGGCTGTACTTCAAGGAAGGCAAGGTCAAGGTTGAGGTCGGGGTGGCCAAAGGCAAAAAGCTGCATGACAAGCGGGAGGACCTGAAAAAGAAGGATCTGAAGCGCGAGCATGCAAAAGAGTTCAAAATAAAGGCGCGATAG
- a CDS encoding glycerate kinase: MKILIAPDSFKESLTALEAAQQIESGFRLSFPEAEYLIAPLADGGEGTVQAVVAASGGSHLSCRVTDPLGRPVQAAYGLTGDGAVAVIEMAAASGLMLVPPAARNPLLTTSYGTGELIRSALDAGVSRIIIGIGGSATNDGGAGMLQALGAVLLDRQGRELASGGGALSGLARIDLSGLDQRLQHVSLEVACDVTNPLLGEQGASAVFGPQKGASPEMVAQLDANLAHYAGIISRDLGKAVAAVPGAGAAGGMGAALLALGARLCSGIELVMDCIGFETLVQKADLVITGEGRIDSQSVNGKVPVGVARVAARWGKPVIAIAGSLAADADIVYSHGIAAMFSTTARPCSMEDALADAAANLLHTSRDIAATVRLAQRLPLT, translated from the coding sequence ATGAAGATCCTGATCGCGCCCGATTCATTCAAGGAGAGCCTGACGGCTCTGGAAGCGGCGCAGCAGATCGAGTCGGGATTCAGGTTGTCGTTCCCGGAGGCAGAGTATCTGATCGCCCCCCTGGCTGATGGCGGCGAGGGTACCGTACAGGCGGTTGTGGCAGCCAGCGGCGGCTCACATCTGTCCTGCAGGGTAACGGACCCGCTGGGCAGGCCGGTGCAGGCCGCGTATGGTCTGACCGGCGATGGCGCTGTCGCCGTCATTGAAATGGCCGCTGCGAGCGGCCTGATGCTGGTTCCCCCGGCAGCACGCAACCCGCTGCTGACAACCAGCTATGGAACCGGCGAGCTGATCCGGTCTGCCCTGGATGCCGGGGTGTCGCGCATCATTATCGGCATAGGCGGAAGTGCAACCAATGACGGCGGTGCCGGCATGTTGCAGGCGCTCGGGGCGGTGCTGCTGGATCGGCAGGGCAGGGAACTGGCCTCCGGCGGTGGCGCCTTGTCGGGGCTGGCACGGATCGACCTGAGCGGACTTGATCAGCGTCTGCAGCATGTTTCACTTGAGGTGGCCTGTGATGTCACAAATCCGCTGCTGGGGGAACAGGGGGCCTCAGCGGTGTTTGGCCCCCAAAAGGGGGCCAGCCCTGAGATGGTTGCGCAGCTTGATGCCAATCTGGCGCACTATGCCGGGATTATCAGCCGGGATCTGGGTAAGGCGGTGGCAGCGGTGCCGGGGGCAGGTGCTGCCGGAGGGATGGGGGCGGCATTGCTGGCCCTGGGGGCCAGGCTCTGTTCCGGCATTGAGCTGGTCATGGACTGCATCGGCTTTGAGACGCTTGTGCAAAAGGCTGATCTTGTCATTACCGGCGAAGGCCGTATCGACAGCCAGAGCGTCAACGGCAAGGTGCCGGTCGGTGTGGCCCGTGTTGCGGCACGTTGGGGGAAGCCGGTGATTGCCATTGCCGGCAGCCTGGCCGCTGATGCGGATATTGTCTATAGCCATGGGATTGCGGCCATGTTCAGTACCACGGCACGGCCCTGCAGCATGGAGGACGCCTTGGCAGACGCAGCTGCAAACCTCTTGCATACCTCCCGTGATATTGCGGCAACCGTACGGCTGGCCCAACGGCTGCCTCTGACGTGA
- a CDS encoding glycerol-3-phosphate dehydrogenase/oxidase — protein MKRAELLQQLADGAIWDMIVIGGGATGLGTAVEAASRGYRTLLLEQGDFAQGTSSRSTKLIHGGVRYLQQGNLSLVLEALRERGLLIRNAPHLVHNMSFVVPLYDWWEGPFYGIGLKMYDLLAGKLGLGPSCLLSKEETLRHIPTVEPNGLRGGVIYHDGQFDDSRLAVSLALTLADLGGVALNYLPVTGIIRTDGLVSGVGALDRETGREFVIRGKVVINAAGPFIDKVRRMVDSTVRELITPSQGVHLVLDGSFLNGDSAIMVPHTDDGRVLFAVPWHGRTIVGTTDTPIPEAGPEPRPLAEEIDFLLAHASRYLTRHPQRSDLLSVFAGIRPLVRADAGSDTASLSRDHTLLVESCGLVTIAGGKWTTYRKMGEDTVTAAAQIAGLEERPSVSAELRIHGWQEGVAVDRPLQVYGSDAAALELLLAENPAWREALHPALPYCAGEVIWGTRYEQARTVEDILARRTRALLLDARASISAAPQVAALMASELGQDQAWQETQVTAFTELASGYLPA, from the coding sequence ATGAAACGTGCGGAACTTTTGCAGCAGCTTGCAGATGGTGCAATCTGGGACATGATCGTGATCGGCGGCGGTGCTACCGGCCTTGGCACGGCGGTGGAGGCGGCCAGCCGCGGCTACCGGACCCTGTTGCTGGAACAGGGGGATTTTGCCCAGGGGACCTCCAGCCGGAGCACCAAGCTGATCCATGGCGGGGTGCGCTACCTGCAGCAGGGCAACCTGTCGCTGGTGCTGGAGGCGCTGCGGGAGCGGGGACTGCTGATCCGCAACGCCCCCCATCTGGTGCACAATATGTCGTTTGTGGTGCCGCTCTACGACTGGTGGGAAGGGCCGTTCTACGGTATCGGCCTTAAAATGTACGACCTGCTGGCCGGTAAGCTGGGGCTCGGCCCCTCCTGTCTGTTGTCCAAGGAGGAGACCCTGCGCCATATCCCCACTGTAGAGCCGAACGGTCTGCGGGGCGGGGTAATCTACCATGACGGCCAGTTTGACGATTCCCGTCTGGCGGTCAGTCTGGCCCTGACCCTGGCCGATCTGGGCGGTGTTGCGCTCAACTACCTGCCGGTGACCGGCATCATCCGGACAGATGGGCTGGTGAGCGGGGTGGGGGCGCTGGACAGGGAAACCGGCCGGGAGTTCGTCATCAGGGGCAAGGTCGTCATCAACGCGGCCGGTCCGTTTATCGACAAGGTGCGGCGGATGGTCGACTCCACGGTCAGGGAGCTGATTACCCCCAGCCAGGGCGTGCATCTGGTGCTGGACGGCTCGTTCCTGAACGGTGACAGCGCAATCATGGTGCCCCATACCGATGACGGCCGGGTGCTGTTTGCGGTCCCCTGGCATGGCCGTACCATCGTCGGCACCACCGACACCCCGATTCCGGAGGCCGGTCCGGAACCACGTCCGCTGGCGGAAGAGATCGACTTCCTGCTGGCCCATGCCAGCCGCTACCTGACCCGCCACCCGCAGCGCTCCGACCTGCTGAGTGTCTTTGCCGGTATCCGGCCGCTGGTCCGTGCCGATGCAGGCAGCGACACCGCGTCGCTCTCCCGCGATCATACCCTGCTGGTGGAGAGCTGCGGTCTGGTTACCATTGCCGGTGGCAAGTGGACCACCTACCGCAAGATGGGGGAGGATACGGTTACTGCCGCTGCCCAGATCGCCGGGCTGGAGGAACGGCCGTCGGTTAGCGCCGAGCTGAGGATTCACGGCTGGCAGGAGGGGGTGGCTGTTGACCGGCCCTTGCAGGTCTACGGCAGTGATGCCGCAGCACTGGAACTGTTGCTGGCGGAAAATCCGGCCTGGCGGGAAGCGCTGCATCCGGCGCTGCCCTACTGTGCTGGGGAGGTGATCTGGGGGACACGCTACGAACAGGCACGGACCGTGGAGGATATCCTGGCCCGTCGCACCAGGGCGTTGCTGCTGGATGCCCGTGCCAGTATCAGCGCGGCGCCGCAGGTTGCGGCACTGATGGCGTCCGAGCTGGGGCAGGACCAGGCCTGGCAGGAGACGCAGGTTACGGCATTTACGGAGCTTGCCAGCGGGTATCTGCCGGCATGA
- the glpK gene encoding glycerol kinase GlpK, with amino-acid sequence MSFILALDQGTTSSRALVFDHDGTVRGLAQKEFRQIFPEPGLVEHDAEEIWASQLGVMVEAIARAGVSAADIAAIGITNQRETTVVWDRRTGKPIHNAIVWQDRRTAAECDRLKRLGLEATFRAKTGLVLDPYFSGTKLAWLLDHLPGARDRAEKGELAFGTVDSWLVWNLTGGERHLTDASNASRTLLFNIHEGNWDQELLQLLRIPPAILPEVVPSSQVYGETAARFFAARLPISGIAGDQQAALFGQLCDRPGMVKNTYGTGCFMLMQTGERPVLSERNLLTTVACRLGDRTEYALEGSVFVAGAAVQWLRDGLGIIRSSEEVETLAASVPDNGGVYLVPAFAGLGAPHWDPYARGTLLGITRGSTAGHIARATLESIAFQTADLLEAMESDAATPLTELRVDGGATANNLLMQFQADLLGVPVVRPRVRETTALGAAYLAGLAIGYWQDRGELSRLWQAEQTFTPAREQERMAELRYNWSRAVERSKGWAQP; translated from the coding sequence ATGAGTTTTATTCTTGCGCTTGACCAGGGTACCACCAGTTCCCGTGCCCTGGTGTTTGACCATGACGGTACTGTCCGGGGGCTGGCCCAGAAGGAGTTCCGCCAGATCTTTCCCGAGCCCGGACTGGTGGAACACGATGCAGAGGAGATCTGGGCCTCACAGCTGGGCGTGATGGTGGAGGCGATTGCCCGGGCAGGGGTGAGCGCTGCCGATATCGCGGCCATCGGCATTACCAACCAGCGGGAGACAACGGTGGTCTGGGATCGCCGTACCGGCAAGCCGATCCACAATGCGATTGTCTGGCAGGACCGGCGTACTGCCGCGGAGTGTGACCGGCTCAAAAGGCTGGGGCTGGAAGCAACCTTCCGGGCCAAGACCGGGCTGGTGCTGGACCCCTATTTTTCCGGCACCAAGCTGGCCTGGCTGCTCGATCACCTGCCCGGGGCCAGGGACAGGGCTGAGAAGGGAGAGCTGGCCTTCGGCACCGTCGACTCATGGCTCGTCTGGAACCTGACTGGTGGCGAGCGGCATCTGACCGACGCCAGTAACGCCTCCCGCACATTGCTGTTCAATATCCACGAAGGCAACTGGGATCAGGAGCTGTTGCAGCTGCTCCGGATTCCGCCTGCAATCCTGCCGGAGGTTGTGCCCTCCAGCCAGGTCTACGGTGAGACAGCGGCCCGCTTTTTTGCTGCCCGGCTGCCGATCTCCGGTATTGCCGGGGACCAGCAGGCGGCGCTGTTCGGCCAGCTCTGCGACCGGCCCGGGATGGTCAAGAACACCTACGGCACCGGCTGTTTCATGCTGATGCAGACCGGCGAACGGCCGGTCCTTTCTGAGCGGAACCTGCTTACCACCGTGGCCTGCCGCCTGGGGGACCGGACCGAATATGCCCTTGAAGGCAGTGTCTTTGTGGCTGGCGCCGCGGTGCAGTGGCTGCGGGACGGTCTGGGGATCATCCGCAGTTCTGAGGAGGTTGAAACGCTGGCTGCCTCGGTGCCGGACAACGGCGGTGTCTACCTTGTCCCGGCCTTTGCCGGGCTGGGAGCGCCCCACTGGGACCCCTACGCCCGCGGTACCCTGCTGGGCATTACCCGCGGCAGCACTGCCGGCCATATCGCCCGGGCCACCCTGGAAAGTATCGCCTTCCAGACCGCTGACCTGCTGGAGGCGATGGAGTCGGATGCAGCCACTCCCCTGACTGAATTGCGGGTGGATGGCGGTGCCACTGCCAACAATCTGCTGATGCAGTTCCAGGCCGACCTGCTGGGGGTGCCGGTTGTGCGGCCCAGGGTGCGGGAAACCACTGCCCTGGGGGCGGCCTATCTGGCCGGGTTGGCAATCGGCTACTGGCAGGATCGTGGGGAGCTTAGCCGGCTCTGGCAGGCGGAGCAGACCTTTACCCCGGCACGGGAACAGGAACGGATGGCGGAGTTGCGTTACAACTGGAGCAGGGCCGTTGAGCGCTCAAAAGGGTGGGCACAGCCATGA
- the glnD gene encoding [protein-PII] uridylyltransferase, whose translation MTFDTTHLFPSTDTRSFDEQRPEILEACKQFITSSHEEIRQRHAAGASGTDVVHQLSAVMDAMVSTLFNGILGLMGADGKRLTGHLTLAAVGGYGRGELNPYSDVDIMFLHDGSVPVEAVEAFAQKLLYFLWDLRLDVGYSVRTPADCVEMAAQDTTIKTALIDCRFLAGHQPLFTTLRKTVYSQILPKASDKFIKEKITEMRRRRDKYGATIYLLEPNIKEGEGGLRDLQTALWVAQVKYKFDDPKELVIKGVLSEAELEVYHSALDHLWRMRNELHFHSRRKSDQMNFDLQVHLAQFLGYKDRGKVLAVEDFMRDYYRHAARVEHFSSTLTSRCVWRDEGAAKILGYFVRRPVGNGCFVLKGELIIPDESIIDKNPAVLMQIFELAQKHGVTLNIRVKWLIRRSLHLINDKFRRNREVNQSFLNILRSEKGMADTLRLMHHLEFLNEYIPEFEHIYCKVQHDLYHIYTVDIHTLFAVEQIEKILNGELKKQLPLPCAIARQIGKRELLILSILFHDIGKGEGGGHADKGADMIPTIARRMGLSKEDSERLEFLVRQHLIFAHISQRRDLADERMIMQFARQMVTSENLKMLFLLTIADVRAVGSDVWTTWKAMLFNELYEKAFNILERGDFRLEAGTERVRSVRRKVREMVEYDIPAATAREELRALPTRYLLSAPLQTIADHLHLLVQLNDKDLVMQVQHEQESGFSSFTICTFDTHGLFSKITGVMAANGINILGAQIFTGKNGKILDILQVNSAQGFLITDEARWQKVEADMADVLHGTVQVSDLVHRRQRPTLLPAKSARHFPTRIEIDNEVSDEYTVIDIYAHDKVGLLYLITSTINQLGLYIGVSKISTKVDQVADVFYVRDIFGQKVFAEDKLEEIRTSLAWAIDDWQ comes from the coding sequence ATGACCTTTGATACCACGCACCTCTTCCCCTCCACCGATACCCGCAGCTTTGACGAGCAACGTCCCGAGATACTTGAGGCCTGTAAACAGTTCATAACCTCCTCCCACGAAGAGATCCGCCAGCGCCATGCTGCCGGTGCAAGCGGAACCGACGTGGTGCACCAGCTTTCAGCGGTCATGGATGCCATGGTTTCCACGTTGTTCAACGGCATTCTCGGCCTGATGGGGGCCGACGGCAAGCGCCTGACCGGCCACCTGACCCTGGCTGCGGTGGGCGGCTACGGCCGCGGCGAACTCAACCCCTATTCCGATGTTGATATCATGTTCCTGCACGACGGCAGTGTGCCGGTGGAGGCCGTCGAGGCCTTTGCCCAGAAGCTGCTCTACTTCCTGTGGGACCTGCGGCTGGATGTGGGCTATTCGGTACGCACCCCGGCCGATTGTGTTGAGATGGCGGCCCAGGATACCACCATCAAGACCGCCCTGATCGACTGCCGCTTCCTGGCCGGCCATCAACCGCTCTTCACCACCCTGCGCAAGACGGTCTATTCCCAGATCCTGCCCAAGGCCAGCGACAAATTCATCAAGGAGAAGATCACGGAGATGCGGCGGCGGCGTGACAAATACGGTGCCACCATCTATCTGCTGGAGCCAAACATCAAAGAGGGAGAAGGCGGCTTGCGCGACCTGCAGACCGCCCTCTGGGTGGCACAGGTCAAGTACAAGTTTGATGACCCCAAGGAGCTGGTCATCAAAGGGGTGTTGTCCGAGGCAGAGCTGGAGGTCTACCACTCAGCCCTGGATCACCTCTGGCGGATGCGTAACGAACTGCACTTCCATAGTCGCAGAAAATCGGACCAGATGAACTTTGACCTGCAGGTCCACCTGGCGCAGTTCCTGGGGTACAAGGACCGCGGCAAGGTGCTGGCAGTGGAAGACTTCATGCGGGATTATTACCGCCATGCAGCCCGGGTGGAGCATTTCTCCTCCACCCTCACCTCGCGCTGTGTCTGGCGTGACGAAGGCGCGGCAAAGATCCTGGGCTACTTTGTACGCCGCCCGGTGGGCAACGGCTGTTTTGTACTCAAGGGTGAACTGATTATCCCGGATGAATCGATCATTGACAAGAATCCGGCGGTACTGATGCAGATCTTCGAGCTGGCCCAGAAACACGGGGTGACGCTGAATATCCGTGTCAAATGGCTGATCAGGCGGTCCCTGCACCTGATCAACGACAAATTCAGGCGCAACCGCGAGGTCAACCAGTCCTTCCTGAATATCCTGCGCTCTGAAAAAGGGATGGCGGACACCCTGCGGCTGATGCATCACCTGGAGTTTCTGAACGAGTATATCCCCGAGTTTGAGCATATCTACTGCAAGGTGCAGCACGACCTGTACCATATCTACACCGTGGATATACACACCCTGTTTGCCGTTGAGCAGATCGAGAAGATCCTGAATGGCGAGCTCAAAAAGCAACTGCCGCTGCCCTGTGCCATCGCCCGCCAGATCGGCAAGCGGGAGCTGCTGATCCTGTCGATCCTGTTCCATGACATCGGCAAGGGAGAGGGGGGCGGCCACGCCGACAAGGGGGCCGACATGATCCCCACCATTGCCCGCCGGATGGGGCTCTCCAAAGAGGACAGCGAGCGGCTGGAGTTCCTGGTGCGCCAGCACCTGATATTTGCCCATATCTCCCAGCGCCGTGACCTGGCCGACGAACGGATGATCATGCAGTTCGCCCGTCAGATGGTCACCAGCGAAAACCTGAAGATGCTGTTTCTGCTGACCATTGCCGATGTACGGGCGGTCGGCTCCGATGTCTGGACCACCTGGAAGGCGATGCTGTTCAACGAGCTGTACGAGAAGGCGTTCAACATCCTTGAGCGGGGTGACTTCAGGCTTGAGGCCGGTACGGAACGGGTCCGCAGCGTCCGGCGCAAGGTGCGGGAGATGGTGGAATACGACATCCCTGCCGCCACAGCCCGGGAAGAGTTGCGCGCCCTGCCGACCCGCTACTTGCTGTCGGCACCGTTGCAGACCATTGCCGACCATCTGCACCTGCTGGTGCAGCTGAATGACAAGGATCTGGTCATGCAGGTCCAGCATGAGCAGGAAAGCGGTTTCTCCAGCTTCACCATCTGTACCTTTGACACCCATGGACTGTTTTCCAAGATAACCGGCGTCATGGCAGCCAACGGCATCAACATCCTGGGTGCCCAGATCTTTACCGGTAAAAACGGCAAGATCCTGGATATCCTGCAGGTCAACTCTGCCCAGGGCTTCCTGATTACCGACGAGGCCCGCTGGCAGAAGGTGGAGGCAGACATGGCCGATGTCCTGCACGGCACGGTGCAGGTCTCTGATCTGGTGCACAGGCGTCAGCGCCCCACCCTGCTGCCGGCCAAATCGGCCCGCCACTTCCCGACCCGGATCGAGATCGACAACGAGGTGTCGGATGAGTACACCGTCATCGACATCTATGCCCATGACAAGGTGGGGCTGCTCTACCTGATCACCAGCACCATCAACCAACTGGGGCTGTATATCGGCGTATCCAAGATCTCCACCAAGGTGGACCAGGTGGCAGACGTCTTCTATGTACGGGACATCTTCGGCCAAAAGGTCTTTGCCGAAGACAAACTGGAAGAGATCCGCACCAGTCTGGCCTGGGCCATTGATGACTGGCAATGA
- a CDS encoding NUDIX hydrolase, with protein MTRESDALISHCPQCGSQALTWPSPKHFSCADCGFVLYLNCAAAVAVIMECQGKILFGVRKHEPQLGMLDLPGGFVDQGESAEEAVRREVQEELGIAIHDMRYLFSFPNKYRYRGIEYDTLDLIFLARWDEPPAVKAADDLADALWVSHDAVEYDKIGFGSLRRAVRRYLEIEYPGLEGGCP; from the coding sequence ATGACGAGAGAGAGTGATGCATTAATCTCACACTGCCCGCAGTGCGGCAGTCAAGCGTTGACCTGGCCGTCGCCCAAACATTTCAGCTGTGCGGACTGCGGCTTTGTACTGTACCTGAATTGTGCCGCAGCGGTGGCGGTCATCATGGAGTGCCAAGGCAAGATCCTCTTCGGTGTGAGAAAGCATGAGCCGCAGCTTGGCATGCTTGATCTGCCCGGCGGGTTCGTGGACCAGGGCGAGAGTGCTGAAGAGGCGGTCCGGCGTGAGGTGCAGGAGGAGTTGGGGATTGCGATCCACGACATGCGCTATCTCTTTTCCTTCCCGAACAAATACCGCTATCGCGGCATTGAATACGACACGCTGGACCTGATATTTCTGGCAAGGTGGGATGAGCCGCCTGCGGTGAAGGCTGCCGATGACCTGGCGGATGCGCTGTGGGTCAGTCATGATGCGGTGGAATACGATAAAATCGGATTCGGCTCTCTCAGACGGGCCGTTCGCCGTTATCTGGAAATAGAGTATCCCGGCCTGGAAGGGGGCTGCCCATGA
- a CDS encoding Nramp family divalent metal transporter: MFRGILTTKLVKPFTQINTKNILLFLALLGPGIITANVDNDAGGIATYSLAAANYGYSILWMMIPTTIALVVVQEMCARMGAVTGKGLADLIRESFGVKITFYVMIALFITNLGNSISEFAGIAASLELFGISKYVSVPVSAVLVWLLIVKGSYRTVEKVFLVACLVYIAYPIAAFMAGPKWDIILKATVTPEFKPDSAYIMTLIGIIGTTIAPWMQFYQQSAVVEKGITAEQYGFTRLDVIVGCVLAIVVAFFMMVACASTIHLHGLKIETAADAALALKPLVGQHASSLFAFGLFNASLFGACILPLSTAFYICEGMGWESGVDKDFEQAPQFFWFFTVIIAISALLILIPNAPLMKIMFLSQVLNGMVLPFVLIVMLLLINDKKLMGSYVNGPVFNLIAQITVVIMVVLTIIMTLDIALPGILNRLLGH; encoded by the coding sequence ATGTTCCGCGGCATTTTAACCACCAAACTGGTCAAGCCATTTACCCAGATCAACACCAAGAACATTCTGCTGTTTCTTGCGCTGCTTGGGCCCGGCATCATCACCGCCAACGTTGACAACGATGCCGGCGGTATTGCCACCTACTCCCTGGCTGCCGCCAACTACGGCTATTCCATCCTCTGGATGATGATCCCCACCACCATTGCCCTGGTGGTGGTGCAGGAGATGTGCGCCCGGATGGGAGCCGTCACCGGCAAAGGCCTGGCAGACCTGATCCGCGAGTCCTTCGGCGTCAAGATCACCTTTTACGTCATGATCGCCCTGTTTATCACCAACCTGGGTAACTCCATCTCCGAATTTGCCGGTATTGCCGCATCGCTGGAGCTCTTCGGCATCAGCAAGTACGTTTCAGTACCGGTCAGTGCGGTGCTGGTCTGGCTGTTGATCGTCAAAGGTTCCTACCGCACCGTTGAAAAGGTCTTTCTGGTGGCCTGCCTGGTCTACATCGCCTATCCGATTGCCGCCTTCATGGCAGGCCCGAAGTGGGACATCATCCTGAAGGCCACGGTCACCCCCGAATTCAAGCCGGACAGCGCCTACATCATGACCCTGATCGGTATCATCGGCACCACGATTGCCCCCTGGATGCAGTTCTACCAGCAATCTGCCGTGGTGGAAAAAGGGATTACCGCCGAGCAGTACGGCTTTACCCGGCTTGATGTGATTGTCGGCTGTGTCCTGGCAATTGTGGTGGCCTTCTTTATGATGGTGGCCTGCGCCTCCACCATCCACCTTCATGGGCTGAAGATCGAGACCGCTGCCGATGCAGCCCTGGCCCTGAAACCGCTGGTGGGGCAGCATGCCTCATCCCTGTTTGCCTTTGGCCTGTTCAATGCCTCACTGTTCGGCGCCTGTATCCTGCCGCTGTCCACCGCCTTCTATATCTGCGAAGGGATGGGCTGGGAGTCCGGCGTTGACAAGGATTTCGAGCAGGCACCACAGTTTTTCTGGTTCTTCACCGTCATCATCGCCATCAGTGCCCTGTTGATCCTGATACCCAATGCACCGCTGATGAAGATCATGTTTCTGTCCCAGGTCCTAAACGGCATGGTGTTGCCATTTGTTCTGATTGTGATGCTGCTGCTGATCAACGACAAAAAACTGATGGGCTCCTACGTGAATGGCCCTGTCTTCAACCTTATTGCACAGATTACCGTTGTCATCATGGTTGTGCTGACCATTATCATGACACTGGATATTGCCCTGCCGGGCATACTCAATCGCCTGCTGGGACACTGA